A genomic segment from Sander vitreus isolate 19-12246 chromosome 3, sanVit1, whole genome shotgun sequence encodes:
- the rhoub gene encoding ras homolog family member Ub, producing MTPPVNMDYGRMAPPVPPHNPVPTRPGQAQERLLKCVLLGDGAVGKTSLVVSYTTNGYPTKYVPTAFDDFSAVVQVDGNPVRLQLCDTAGQDEFDKLRHFCYSRTDALLLCFSVVSPASFQNVWEKWVPEIRRRCPLTPILLVGTQCDLRQDVKVLIELARRRERPVLEEDARALSEKIGAVTYVECSALTQKNLKEVFDAAIAVGLRQSDRRVRRERKVRSTADKMKMLSKSWWKKYVCVQ from the exons ATGACACCCCCAGTCAACATGGATTACGGACGGATGGCCCCTCCGGTACCCCCGCACAATCCCGTACCAACCCGGCCAGGGCAAGCGCAAGAGCGGCTGCTGAAGTGCGTCCTGCTCGGTGACGGAGCGGTGGGCAAAACTAGTCTGGTGGTCAGCTACACAACTAATGGCTACCCAACCAAATACGTCCCTACTGCATTTGATGACTTCTCAG CTGTGGTTCAGGTGGATGGAAACCCGGTTAGGCTACAGTTGTGTGACACTGCAGGAcag GATGAGTTTGACAAACTCCGCCACTTCTGCTACAGCCGGACTGACGCCTTGCTGCTCTGCTTCAGCGTGGTCAGCCCAGCCTCCTTCCAAAACGTCTGGGAGAAGTGGGTTCCCGAAATCCGCCGCCGCTGCCCCCTCACGCCCATCCTCCTCGTGGGCACACAGTGCGACCTGCGGCAGGACGTCAAAGTGCTGATTGAGCTGGCGAGGCGGAGGGAGAGGCCGGTGCTGGAGGAAGACGCCAGGGCGCTGTCGGAAAAAATTGGGGCAGTGACGTACGTTGAGTGCTCGGCGCTGACACAAAAGAATCTAAAGGAGGTGTTTGATGCGGCCATTGCCGTTGGGCTGAGGCAGTCTGACAGGAGAGTGAGGCGGGAGAGGAAGGTCCGCAGCACAGCCGATAAGATGAAGATGCTCTCCAAGtcctggtggaagaagtatgtgtgtgtccagtaG